The following are encoded together in the Thermomonas brevis genome:
- a CDS encoding ABC transporter permease, with protein MEIRPILSTLLRHKTAAALIVVEIALTCAIICNALFMIGDRIQQVNETSGIAERELLRVQIISIGGDKNAAALTATDLASLRAIPGVKDATVLNQVPFVNSSWNSGIRLHREQERPTLNATSYMVDDHYLNTLGLKLVAGRDFEPGEYITSQQFDDPNANVSITSAVITRKLGEALFPGENPVGKVYYSWGDEPTRIVGVVDHLVRPSSQGGPSAREYTVIYPIRPSYDVGGNYVIRTEPARRAEVLKAAIAALRANSNNRIVLEDSTKTFEELRREFYQNQRSMAWLLAIVCIGLLLITALGIIGLASFWVQQRTRQIGVRRALGATRAQILRYFQTENFLLATAGIALGMLLAFGLNQLLMSKYELPRLPLWYLPVGAVVLWVLGQIAVFGPARRAASVPPAIATRSA; from the coding sequence ATGGAAATCCGCCCCATCCTGTCCACCCTGCTGCGGCACAAGACCGCCGCCGCGCTGATCGTGGTCGAGATCGCCCTCACCTGCGCGATCATCTGCAACGCGCTGTTCATGATCGGCGACCGCATCCAGCAGGTGAACGAAACCAGCGGCATCGCCGAACGCGAACTGCTGCGCGTGCAGATCATCAGCATCGGCGGCGACAAGAACGCGGCCGCGCTCACCGCCACCGACCTGGCGTCGCTGCGCGCCATTCCCGGGGTCAAGGACGCCACCGTGCTCAACCAGGTGCCGTTCGTGAACTCGTCGTGGAACTCGGGCATCCGCCTGCACCGCGAGCAGGAGCGGCCGACCCTCAACGCCACCAGCTACATGGTCGACGATCACTATCTCAATACGCTGGGCCTGAAGCTGGTCGCCGGCCGCGATTTCGAGCCGGGCGAATACATCACGTCGCAGCAGTTCGACGATCCGAACGCCAACGTCAGCATCACCTCCGCGGTGATCACCCGCAAGCTGGGCGAGGCGCTGTTCCCGGGCGAGAACCCGGTGGGCAAGGTGTACTACTCCTGGGGCGACGAGCCCACCCGCATCGTCGGCGTGGTGGACCACCTGGTCCGGCCCAGCTCGCAGGGCGGGCCGTCCGCGCGCGAATACACCGTGATCTACCCGATCCGCCCCAGCTACGATGTCGGCGGCAACTACGTGATCCGCACCGAGCCGGCCCGCCGCGCCGAGGTGCTGAAGGCCGCGATCGCCGCGCTGCGCGCCAACAGCAACAACCGGATCGTGCTGGAGGACAGCACCAAGACCTTCGAGGAGCTGCGCCGCGAGTTCTACCAGAACCAGCGTTCGATGGCCTGGCTGCTCGCCATCGTCTGCATCGGCCTGCTGCTGATCACCGCGCTCGGCATCATCGGCCTGGCCAGCTTCTGGGTGCAGCAACGCACCCGCCAGATCGGCGTGCGCCGCGCGCTGGGTGCCACCCGCGCGCAGATCCTGCGCTACTTCCAGACCGAGAACTTCTTGCTCGCCACCGCCGGCATCGCGCTGGGCATGCTGCTGGCGTTCGGCCTGAACCAGCTGCTGATGAGCAAGTACGAGCTGCCGCGCCTGCCGCTGTGGTACCTGCCGGTCGGCGCGGTCGTGCTGTGGGTGCTGGGGCAGATCGCGGTGTTCGGCCCGGCCCGGCGCGCGGCCTCGGTGCCGCCGGCCATCGCCACCCGCTCGGCCTGA
- a CDS encoding ABC transporter permease, whose product MFAYYFNLALRSFKRNKALTALMVLAIALGIGACMTTLTVFHVLSGDPIPQKSDKLYFVQLDPRTRQGMQPGEEPEDQVTRFDAETLLREKRADRQAMMTGGGVSVTPQRKELAPFTASARYTSADFFPMFETGFLYGGGWSAKEDGNRARVAVISKSLNDKLFGGANSVGRQVRLDQADFTVVGVTDGWKMNPRFYDLNSDRYGGAEEVLLPFSTSRDLEMSRNGSMNCWGNTGADATDLNAPCVWIQYWAELGTPAKAAAYRDYLASYSEQQRKAGRYERPANARLRNVMDWLDYQRVVPGDVILQMWLGFGFLLVCLVNTVGLLLAKFLRRSGEIGVRRALGASRRAIFVQCLVEAGTIGMAGGIIGLGLSLLGLWLVRQQPSSYAKLAHLDPGMLLVTFALAIVASLLAGLLPAWRAMQVTPAVQLKTQ is encoded by the coding sequence ATGTTCGCTTACTACTTCAACCTCGCTTTGCGCAGCTTCAAGCGCAACAAGGCGCTGACCGCACTGATGGTGCTGGCGATCGCGCTGGGCATCGGCGCGTGCATGACCACGCTGACGGTCTTCCACGTGCTGTCCGGCGACCCGATCCCGCAGAAGAGCGACAAGCTGTACTTCGTGCAACTCGATCCGCGCACCCGCCAGGGCATGCAGCCGGGCGAGGAGCCCGAGGACCAGGTGACCCGCTTCGACGCGGAAACCCTGCTGCGCGAGAAGCGCGCCGACCGCCAGGCGATGATGACCGGCGGCGGCGTGTCGGTGACGCCGCAGCGCAAGGAGCTGGCGCCGTTCACCGCCTCGGCGCGGTACACCTCGGCCGACTTCTTCCCGATGTTCGAGACCGGCTTCCTGTACGGCGGCGGCTGGAGCGCCAAGGAAGACGGCAACCGCGCGCGCGTCGCGGTGATCAGCAAGTCGCTCAACGACAAGCTGTTCGGCGGCGCCAACAGCGTCGGCAGGCAGGTTCGCCTGGACCAGGCCGACTTCACCGTCGTCGGCGTGACCGACGGGTGGAAGATGAACCCGCGCTTCTACGACCTCAACAGCGACCGCTACGGCGGCGCGGAGGAAGTGCTGCTTCCGTTCTCCACCTCGCGCGACCTGGAGATGTCGCGCAACGGCAGCATGAACTGCTGGGGCAACACCGGCGCGGACGCGACCGACCTCAACGCCCCGTGCGTGTGGATCCAGTACTGGGCCGAGCTGGGTACGCCGGCGAAGGCCGCCGCCTACCGCGACTACCTGGCCAGCTATTCCGAACAGCAGCGCAAGGCCGGCCGCTACGAGCGCCCCGCCAACGCGCGCCTGCGCAACGTCATGGACTGGCTGGACTACCAGCGCGTGGTGCCCGGCGACGTGATCCTGCAGATGTGGCTGGGCTTCGGCTTCCTGCTGGTCTGCCTGGTCAACACGGTGGGCCTGCTGCTGGCGAAGTTCCTGCGCCGCAGCGGCGAAATCGGCGTTCGCCGCGCATTGGGCGCGTCGCGCAGGGCGATCTTCGTGCAGTGCTTGGTGGAGGCCGGGACCATCGGCATGGCCGGCGGGATCATCGGCCTGGGTCTGTCCCTGCTCGGCCTGTGGCTGGTGCGCCAGCAGCCGTCCAGCTACGCGAAGCTGGCCCATCTCGACCCCGGCATGCTGCTGGTCACCTTCGCCCTGGCGATCGTCGCCAGCCTGCTGGCCGGCCTGCTGCCGGCGTGGCGCGCGATGCAGGTCACGCCGGCGGTGCAGTTGAAGACGCAGTGA
- a CDS encoding ABC transporter permease, with amino-acid sequence MDIKPILSALGRHRVAALLITLEIALACAVLCNAFFLISGRMGLMRIDSGVDERSLAAVALNGCDGCNAADVNGRALAALRAIPGVRGAGVVNALPFGQRAGDAGVTLDRDGKHFGGVPHFYAFGPSAVETLGLRPAQGRGFVPGDFQRADNFLPADAQVWITRAFADHLWPGESALGREFWMGDYHFRVAGVLAHFARPNPGRSEDGLASAEWSVVVPVSDDSLLGSYVVRADPADLPNVADAARKAMAKAVPEAVLDQAQSRPLSDLRREYFQRDRAMLWLLVSVIGAMLLVTALGIVGLASFWVAQRTKQIGIRRALGATRGDILRYYQTENFLLATAGIVLGMLLAYGGNLLLMKHFELARLPLAYLPAGAVLLWLLGQLAVLGPAMRAAAIPPVVATRSA; translated from the coding sequence ATGGACATCAAACCGATCCTCTCCGCGCTGGGGCGGCATCGCGTCGCGGCCTTGCTGATCACGCTGGAGATCGCGCTGGCCTGCGCGGTGCTCTGCAACGCCTTCTTCCTGATCTCCGGCCGCATGGGCCTGATGCGGATCGACAGCGGCGTCGACGAGCGCTCGCTGGCGGCGGTCGCGCTCAACGGGTGCGACGGCTGCAACGCCGCCGACGTCAACGGCCGCGCGCTGGCCGCGCTGCGCGCCATTCCCGGCGTGCGCGGCGCCGGCGTGGTCAATGCGCTGCCGTTCGGCCAGCGCGCCGGCGATGCCGGCGTCACCCTGGACCGCGACGGCAAGCACTTCGGCGGCGTTCCGCACTTCTACGCGTTCGGGCCGAGCGCGGTCGAAACGCTGGGGCTGCGTCCGGCGCAGGGCCGCGGTTTCGTTCCCGGCGACTTCCAACGCGCGGACAACTTCCTGCCCGCCGACGCGCAGGTCTGGATCACCCGCGCCTTCGCCGACCACCTGTGGCCGGGCGAAAGCGCGCTCGGCAGGGAGTTCTGGATGGGCGACTACCACTTCCGCGTCGCCGGCGTGCTGGCGCATTTCGCCCGCCCCAATCCGGGCCGCAGCGAGGACGGCCTTGCCAGCGCCGAATGGTCGGTGGTCGTCCCGGTCAGCGACGATTCGCTGCTGGGCAGCTACGTCGTGCGCGCCGATCCGGCCGACCTGCCGAACGTGGCGGACGCCGCGCGCAAGGCGATGGCGAAGGCGGTGCCCGAGGCCGTGCTCGACCAAGCGCAGAGCCGCCCGCTGTCGGACCTGCGGCGGGAGTACTTCCAGCGCGACCGCGCGATGCTGTGGCTGCTGGTGTCGGTGATCGGGGCGATGCTGCTGGTCACCGCGCTCGGCATCGTCGGGCTGGCCAGCTTCTGGGTCGCGCAGCGCACCAAGCAGATCGGCATCCGCCGCGCGCTGGGCGCGACCCGCGGCGACATCCTGCGCTACTACCAGACCGAGAATTTCCTGCTCGCCACCGCCGGCATCGTGCTGGGCATGCTGCTGGCCTACGGCGGCAACCTGCTGCTGATGAAGCATTTCGAGCTGGCGCGCCTGCCGCTGGCCTACCTGCCGGCCGGCGCGGTGCTGCTGTGGCTCCTCGGCCAGCTGGCCGTGCTGGGGCCGGCCATGCGCGCAGCCGCCATCCCTCCCGTCGTCGCCACACGCAGCGCCTGA
- a CDS encoding ABC transporter permease — protein sequence MFRYHLQLALHSLRRNKMLTALMVLLIAVGIGASMTTLTVMHLLSGDPLPGKSQRIFHPQVDPMPDEKMREFPPDMMDYTSAVDLWRARRADRQALVVDSGIKLRAPDTGMPPLMTTMLSASADFFPMFDVPFAYGSGWSEQDDAKRARVAVISADLNDKLFGGGNSVGRILRVRDADVRIVGVLKPWRPSPVYYMVAGGRFSAGDTAGYYGKTEDVFVPFFTGLEINDGHFAQFTCWALPETPGHLQNAPCVWLQLWVQLDTQAKVADYRRFLAGYAAEQKAAGRIRHAANARMPDLMEWLDFNGVVPRDVKLQTWLALAFLAICLFNTVGLLLAKFMRRGGEIGVRRALGATRGTIFGHCLVEAGLIGLIGGTLGLCLTLVGLWAIRQQPIEYADLAHLDLTMLAATFALAVAASLLAGLFPASRASRVAPAIQLKTH from the coding sequence ATGTTCCGCTACCACCTGCAGCTGGCCCTGCACAGCCTGCGCCGCAACAAGATGCTGACCGCGCTGATGGTGCTGTTGATCGCGGTCGGCATCGGCGCGTCCATGACCACGCTGACGGTGATGCACCTCCTGTCCGGCGATCCGCTGCCGGGCAAGAGCCAGCGCATCTTCCATCCGCAGGTGGACCCGATGCCGGACGAGAAGATGCGCGAGTTCCCGCCGGACATGATGGACTACACCTCGGCGGTGGACCTCTGGCGCGCCAGGCGCGCCGACCGGCAGGCGCTGGTGGTGGACAGCGGCATCAAGCTGCGCGCGCCCGACACCGGCATGCCGCCGCTGATGACGACGATGCTGTCGGCCAGCGCCGACTTCTTCCCGATGTTCGACGTGCCGTTCGCCTACGGCAGCGGCTGGAGCGAACAGGACGATGCGAAGCGCGCGCGCGTCGCGGTGATTTCCGCCGACCTCAACGACAAGCTGTTCGGCGGCGGCAACAGCGTCGGCCGCATCCTGCGGGTGCGCGATGCCGACGTGCGCATCGTCGGCGTACTCAAGCCGTGGCGGCCTTCGCCGGTGTACTACATGGTCGCCGGCGGGCGCTTCAGCGCCGGCGACACCGCCGGCTACTACGGCAAGACCGAGGACGTGTTCGTGCCGTTCTTCACCGGCCTGGAGATCAACGACGGCCACTTCGCCCAGTTCACCTGCTGGGCCCTGCCGGAGACGCCCGGCCACCTGCAGAACGCGCCCTGCGTCTGGCTGCAGCTGTGGGTGCAGCTGGACACCCAGGCCAAGGTCGCCGACTACCGCCGCTTCCTCGCCGGCTACGCCGCCGAGCAGAAGGCGGCCGGCCGCATCCGCCATGCCGCGAACGCGCGCATGCCCGACCTGATGGAATGGCTGGACTTCAACGGCGTGGTGCCGCGCGACGTGAAGCTGCAGACCTGGCTGGCGCTGGCGTTCCTGGCGATCTGCCTGTTCAACACGGTGGGCCTGCTGCTGGCGAAGTTCATGCGCCGCGGCGGCGAAATCGGCGTGCGCCGCGCGCTCGGCGCCACCCGCGGCACGATCTTCGGGCACTGCCTGGTCGAAGCCGGCCTGATCGGCCTGATCGGCGGCACGCTCGGGCTGTGCCTGACCCTGGTCGGCCTGTGGGCGATACGCCAGCAGCCGATCGAATACGCCGACCTCGCGCATCTCGACCTGACCATGCTGGCGGCGACGTTCGCGCTGGCGGTGGCGGCGAGCCTGCTCGCCGGCCTGTTCCCGGCCTCGCGCGCCAGCCGCGTGGCGCCGGCGATCCAACTCAAGACGCACTGA
- a CDS encoding ABC transporter ATP-binding protein produces the protein MLNMHQVTKVYRTELVETHALRSLDLHVGEGEFVAVTGPSGSGKTTFLNIAGLLEEFTGGQYTLDGVNVKGLDDNARSRLRNEKIGFIFQSFNLIPDLNLFDNCDVPLRYRGMPAAERKLRIEDALGLVGLGSRMKHYPAELSGGQQQRAAIARALAGSPRLLLADEPTGNLDSQMARSVMELLEDINQQGTTIVMVTHDPELAARAQRNVHIVDGMATDLTVEPALSRAPQADATPAA, from the coding sequence ATGCTGAACATGCATCAGGTCACCAAGGTCTACCGCACCGAACTCGTGGAGACGCACGCGCTGCGTTCGCTCGACCTGCACGTCGGCGAGGGCGAGTTCGTCGCCGTCACCGGGCCGTCGGGCTCCGGCAAGACCACCTTCCTCAACATCGCCGGCCTGCTGGAAGAGTTCACCGGCGGCCAGTACACGCTGGACGGCGTGAACGTGAAGGGGCTGGACGACAACGCCCGCTCGCGCCTGCGCAACGAGAAGATCGGCTTCATCTTCCAGAGCTTCAACCTGATCCCCGACCTCAACCTGTTCGACAACTGCGACGTGCCGCTGCGCTACCGCGGCATGCCGGCGGCCGAGCGCAAGCTGCGCATCGAGGACGCGCTGGGGCTGGTGGGCCTGGGCTCGCGCATGAAGCACTACCCGGCGGAACTCTCCGGCGGCCAGCAGCAGCGCGCCGCGATCGCCCGCGCGCTGGCCGGCAGCCCGCGCCTGCTGCTGGCGGACGAACCGACCGGCAACCTGGACTCGCAGATGGCGCGCAGCGTGATGGAGCTGCTGGAGGACATCAACCAGCAGGGCACCACGATCGTCATGGTGACCCACGACCCGGAGCTGGCCGCGCGCGCGCAGCGCAACGTGCACATCGTCGACGGCATGGCCACCGACCTGACCGTGGAGCCCGCGCTGTCGCGCGCGCCGCAGGCCGACGCCACCCCCGCCGCCTGA
- a CDS encoding efflux RND transporter periplasmic adaptor subunit, with amino-acid sequence MDKPNTPDASQPRRGIRDTSGQDQVMATARRGVPRKRIAIAAAGGIAVLALAGWVVSGWLGGARSFDASRIRIAEVKRGDLVRDLSAEGRVIAANSPTLYAIAAGTVRLSIVAGDKVTKGQALAVIDSPELRSKLVQEESTLAGLEAEASRAVLDAQIARANAQRALDQATVERTAALRDLERYQRAFEGGAVPQNDLARAQDGMKKADIGLAAARKDFQLQSAGAGLDARNKQLQAQRQRAVVEEARRQVDVLTLRAPFDGQVGQVQVPQGTQVATNGPVLSVVDLSRFEVEIKVPESFARDLGIGMPAQISANGAQYAGEIAAVSPEVVNGEVTARVRFAEGRQPPGLRQNQRLSVRIVMDTRRDVLMVERGPFLEQDGGNVAWVVDGSTAVRRPIRAGASSLSYVEIVSGLKAGDRIVVSGTDQFDNAERVRISGN; translated from the coding sequence ATGGACAAGCCGAACACCCCCGACGCCTCGCAACCCCGCCGCGGCATCCGCGACACCTCCGGCCAGGACCAGGTCATGGCCACCGCGCGCCGCGGCGTTCCGCGCAAGCGGATCGCCATCGCCGCCGCCGGCGGCATCGCCGTGCTGGCGCTGGCCGGCTGGGTGGTGTCGGGCTGGCTGGGCGGCGCGCGCTCCTTCGATGCCTCGCGCATCCGCATCGCCGAGGTGAAGCGCGGCGACCTGGTGCGCGACCTCAGCGCCGAGGGCCGGGTCATCGCCGCCAACAGCCCCACGCTCTACGCCATCGCCGCCGGCACCGTCCGCCTGTCCATCGTGGCCGGCGACAAGGTCACCAAGGGCCAGGCGCTGGCGGTGATCGACAGCCCCGAACTGCGCAGCAAGCTGGTGCAGGAGGAATCCACCCTCGCCGGCCTGGAGGCGGAAGCCAGCCGCGCCGTGCTCGACGCGCAGATCGCCCGCGCCAACGCGCAGCGCGCGCTGGACCAGGCGACGGTGGAGCGCACCGCCGCGCTGCGCGACCTGGAGCGCTACCAGCGCGCCTTCGAGGGCGGCGCGGTGCCGCAGAACGACCTGGCCCGCGCGCAGGACGGGATGAAGAAGGCCGACATCGGCCTGGCCGCCGCGCGCAAGGATTTCCAGCTGCAGAGCGCCGGCGCCGGCCTGGACGCACGCAACAAGCAGCTGCAGGCGCAGCGCCAGCGCGCGGTGGTCGAGGAGGCGCGCCGGCAGGTCGACGTGCTGACCCTGCGCGCGCCGTTCGACGGCCAGGTCGGCCAGGTGCAGGTGCCGCAGGGCACCCAGGTCGCCACCAACGGGCCGGTGCTGAGCGTGGTGGACCTGAGCCGCTTCGAGGTCGAGATCAAGGTGCCGGAAAGCTTCGCCCGCGACCTCGGCATCGGCATGCCGGCGCAGATCAGCGCCAACGGCGCGCAGTACGCCGGCGAGATCGCCGCGGTGTCGCCGGAAGTGGTGAACGGCGAAGTGACCGCGCGCGTGCGTTTCGCCGAAGGCAGGCAGCCGCCGGGCCTGCGCCAGAACCAGCGCCTGTCGGTGCGCATCGTGATGGACACCCGCCGCGACGTGCTGATGGTGGAGCGCGGTCCGTTCCTGGAACAGGACGGCGGCAACGTCGCCTGGGTGGTCGACGGCAGCACCGCCGTGCGCCGTCCGATCCGCGCCGGCGCGTCCAGCCTCTCCTACGTGGAAATCGTCTCGGGCCTGAAGGCGGGCGACCGCATCGTGGTCTCGGGCACCGACCAGTTCGACAACGCGGAACGCGTCCGCATCTCCGGCAACTGA
- the glmS gene encoding glutamine--fructose-6-phosphate transaminase (isomerizing) has product MCGIVGAIAHRDVVPLLVDGLKRLEYRGYDSAGIAVVVADEVRRVRRTGRVAEMESAALAEGLDATLGIGHTRWATHGGVTESNAHPHISHGELALVHNGIIENHEQQRERLRALGYEFTSQTDTEVVAHLIHHHRAQGASLLGALQQAVKELHGAYALAVIDKRDPSRLVAARMGCPLLVGLGEGENFVASDVSAIVSATRRVIFLEEGDTAELTCDSVRVFDASDAPVTREVHVSDVSLASLELGPYRHFMQKEIHEQPRAIGDTVEGILDAGGFDAALFGKDAAQVLNDVESVQILACGTSYYAGLTARYWIEELAGLPCAVDIASEYRYRSVVANPKQLIVTISQSGETLDTMEALKYAKAQGQAASDESRTLSICNVPESAIPRASRLVFYTRAGAEIGVASTKAFTTQLVALFALAVALGKLRGRVDDAREAALLDDLRHLPGSVQHALNLEPQVASWAEKFAPRQHALFLGRGTHYPIALEGALKLKEISYIHAEGYPAGELKHGPLALVDTQMPVVVIAPNDALLEKVKSNIQEVRARGGEMFVFADADSSFSESDGVHVIRTPRHVGILSPIVHAIPVQLLAYHVALARGTDVDKPRNLAKSVTVE; this is encoded by the coding sequence ATGTGCGGAATCGTCGGCGCGATCGCCCACCGTGATGTCGTCCCGCTGCTGGTCGACGGCCTGAAGCGGCTGGAATACCGCGGCTACGATTCGGCCGGCATCGCGGTGGTGGTGGCCGACGAAGTGCGCCGCGTGCGCCGCACCGGCCGCGTCGCCGAGATGGAATCCGCCGCGCTCGCCGAAGGGCTCGACGCGACCCTCGGCATCGGCCACACCCGCTGGGCGACGCACGGCGGCGTCACCGAATCCAACGCGCATCCGCACATCAGCCACGGCGAGCTGGCGCTGGTGCACAACGGCATCATCGAGAACCACGAGCAGCAGCGCGAGCGCCTGCGCGCGCTGGGCTACGAGTTCACCTCGCAGACCGACACCGAAGTGGTGGCGCATCTGATCCACCACCACCGCGCGCAGGGCGCGAGCCTGCTCGGCGCGTTGCAACAGGCGGTGAAGGAACTGCACGGCGCCTACGCGCTGGCGGTGATCGACAAGCGCGACCCTTCACGGCTTGTCGCCGCGCGCATGGGCTGCCCGCTGCTGGTCGGCCTGGGCGAGGGCGAGAACTTCGTCGCCTCGGACGTGTCCGCGATCGTCTCGGCGACGCGGCGGGTGATCTTCCTCGAAGAAGGCGACACCGCAGAACTCACCTGCGACAGCGTGCGCGTGTTCGACGCCAGCGATGCGCCGGTGACGCGCGAGGTGCACGTCTCCGACGTCTCGCTGGCCTCGCTGGAACTCGGCCCGTACCGCCACTTCATGCAGAAGGAGATCCACGAGCAGCCGCGCGCGATCGGCGACACCGTGGAGGGCATCCTCGACGCCGGCGGCTTCGACGCGGCGCTGTTCGGCAAGGACGCGGCGCAGGTGCTGAATGATGTGGAGTCGGTGCAGATCCTCGCCTGCGGCACCAGCTACTACGCCGGCCTGACCGCGCGCTACTGGATCGAGGAACTCGCCGGCCTGCCCTGCGCCGTGGACATCGCTAGCGAATACCGCTACCGCAGCGTGGTGGCGAACCCGAAGCAGCTCATCGTCACCATCTCGCAGTCCGGCGAAACCCTGGACACGATGGAGGCGCTGAAATACGCCAAGGCGCAGGGGCAGGCGGCATCTGATGAAAGCCGAACGCTGTCGATCTGCAACGTGCCGGAAAGCGCGATCCCGCGCGCCAGCCGCCTTGTCTTCTACACCCGCGCCGGCGCCGAGATCGGCGTCGCCTCGACCAAGGCGTTCACCACCCAGCTGGTGGCGCTGTTCGCGCTGGCGGTGGCGCTGGGCAAGCTGCGCGGACGCGTGGACGACGCACGCGAGGCCGCGCTGCTCGACGACCTGCGCCACCTGCCGGGCAGCGTGCAGCATGCATTGAACCTGGAGCCTCAAGTGGCGTCGTGGGCCGAGAAGTTCGCGCCGCGCCAGCACGCGCTGTTCCTCGGCCGCGGCACGCACTATCCGATCGCGCTGGAAGGCGCGCTCAAGCTCAAGGAAATTTCCTACATCCACGCCGAGGGCTACCCGGCCGGCGAGCTGAAGCACGGCCCGCTGGCGCTGGTGGACACGCAGATGCCGGTGGTGGTGATCGCGCCGAACGACGCGCTGCTGGAAAAGGTGAAGTCCAACATCCAGGAAGTGCGCGCGCGCGGCGGCGAGATGTTCGTGTTCGCCGACGCCGACAGCAGCTTCAGCGAATCCGACGGCGTGCACGTGATCCGCACCCCGCGCCACGTCGGCATCCTCTCGCCGATCGTGCACGCCATCCCGGTGCAGCTGCTGGCCTACCACGTCGCGCTGGCGCGCGGCACCGACGTGGACAAGCCGCGCAACCTCGCCAAGAGCGTCACCGTCGAATAA
- a CDS encoding thymidine phosphorylase: MNAWPAAALLRAKREGRRLDAAQWQALAEGIAREDWSEGQIGALAMAIAWRGLDARECRDFTFALRDSGHRLDWRGLPGPVLDKHSTGGVGDCVSLALAPLVAACGGFVPMISGRGLGHTGGTLDKLESLPGYEANPAPARLRRIVAEVGCAIVGQSADLVPADRRLYAVRDVTATVDVPELIVASILSKKLAGGAQALVLDIKTGSGAQTPDMAAAEALAARMRAVAEGSGLRLAIALTDMGQVLGHEAGNALELRAVLDLLTGGRACPRLRALVFALSAELLCMGGLAADRGEADTRLEGALASGAAAECFARMVAGLGGPRNLLEHPQRHLPQAPVLRPVVADREGFVQAIDVRALGECVVDLGGGRRTPGAAIDHAVGLAEVRGRGERIARGDVLAVVHARGEADADAAAVRVRAAFALDEEPPAPIAPWRWLAAD; encoded by the coding sequence ATGAACGCCTGGCCCGCCGCCGCGCTGCTTCGCGCCAAGCGCGAAGGCCGCCGTCTCGATGCCGCCCAGTGGCAGGCGCTGGCCGAAGGCATCGCCCGCGAGGACTGGAGCGAAGGCCAGATCGGCGCGCTGGCGATGGCGATCGCCTGGCGCGGGCTGGACGCGCGCGAATGCCGCGACTTCACCTTCGCCCTGCGCGATTCCGGCCACCGCCTCGACTGGCGCGGCCTGCCCGGCCCGGTGCTGGACAAGCATTCCACCGGCGGCGTGGGCGACTGCGTGAGCCTGGCGCTGGCGCCGCTGGTCGCCGCCTGCGGCGGCTTCGTGCCGATGATCTCCGGGCGCGGGCTCGGCCACACCGGCGGCACCCTGGACAAGCTGGAAAGCCTGCCCGGCTACGAGGCGAATCCCGCTCCCGCGCGCCTGCGCCGGATCGTGGCGGAGGTGGGCTGCGCCATCGTCGGCCAGAGCGCCGACCTGGTGCCGGCCGACCGCCGCCTGTATGCGGTGCGCGACGTCACCGCCACCGTGGACGTGCCGGAGCTGATCGTCGCCTCGATCCTGTCGAAGAAGCTGGCCGGCGGCGCGCAGGCGTTGGTGCTGGACATCAAGACCGGCAGCGGCGCGCAGACGCCGGACATGGCGGCCGCCGAAGCGCTGGCGGCGCGCATGCGGGCGGTGGCGGAAGGCAGCGGCCTGCGGCTGGCGATCGCGCTGACGGACATGGGGCAGGTGCTCGGGCACGAGGCCGGCAACGCGCTGGAACTGCGCGCCGTCCTCGATCTGCTCACCGGCGGCCGCGCCTGTCCGCGCCTGCGCGCGCTGGTGTTCGCGCTGTCCGCCGAACTGCTGTGCATGGGAGGACTGGCCGCGGATCGCGGCGAAGCCGATACGCGGCTGGAAGGCGCATTGGCGAGCGGTGCGGCGGCCGAATGCTTCGCGCGGATGGTGGCCGGACTCGGCGGCCCGCGCAATCTGCTGGAGCATCCGCAGCGGCATTTGCCGCAGGCGCCGGTGCTGCGGCCGGTGGTCGCGGACCGCGAGGGATTCGTGCAGGCCATCGACGTGCGCGCGCTGGGCGAATGCGTGGTCGATCTGGGAGGAGGCCGGCGCACGCCGGGTGCGGCCATCGACCATGCGGTGGGGCTGGCCGAGGTGCGCGGGCGTGGCGAGCGCATCGCGCGCGGTGACGTGCTGGCCGTCGTGCATGCGCGCGGCGAAGCCGATGCCGACGCTGCTGCGGTGCGAGTGCGCGCGGCGTTCGCCCTGGACGAAGAGCCGCCGGCACCGATCGCGCCGTGGCGCTGGCTGGCCGCCGATTGA
- a CDS encoding cytidine deaminase → MHDLDFLRTLAVQAAHQAYAPYSKLRVGAALRSAAGHAYTGCNVENASYPVGGCAERAAIAAAVQAEGPGFRLQAIAVAAFGSDGAALPVSPCGACRQSLIEFGADAAVTFRQSDDGWMEVKAGELLPFRFILPSR, encoded by the coding sequence ATGCACGATCTCGATTTCCTGCGCACGCTGGCCGTGCAGGCGGCGCATCAGGCCTACGCACCCTATTCGAAGCTGCGCGTGGGCGCCGCGCTGCGCTCGGCCGCCGGCCACGCGTATACGGGCTGCAACGTCGAGAACGCGTCCTATCCGGTCGGCGGCTGTGCCGAGCGCGCGGCCATCGCCGCCGCGGTGCAGGCCGAAGGGCCGGGCTTCCGGTTGCAGGCCATCGCGGTGGCCGCGTTCGGCAGCGATGGCGCGGCGCTGCCGGTTTCGCCCTGCGGGGCCTGCCGGCAGTCGTTGATCGAGTTCGGCGCGGACGCGGCGGTGACGTTCCGCCAGTCGGATGACGGCTGGATGGAAGTGAAGGCGGGCGAACTGCTGCCGTTCCGCTTCATCCTGCCGTCGCGGTAA